ATAAATAATATTCACATTTATGTTGCCGTAATGTTATGAAAGCTTTAATCTTAGCAGGAGGGCGTGGAAAACGCCTTGAAGGTGTATCTGATAATAGAAATAAATGCATGCTTGAACTAAAAGGGAGGCCTTTAATCGAGCATAATCTCAATAATATAATTAAGCTAAACATAAATGAGATAGTAATTGTTGTAGGTTATAGGGCTGAAGATATAATAAATACTTATGGTATAGAATACAAAGGAAAGAAAATAAAATATGTAATCCAGTCTAATCAACATGGTCTGGTTCATGCTATTGAAAGCTCCAAAGAAGCGTTGGGTAGTGAAGATTTTATGTTGTTCCTTGGTGATGAAATCTTAATTAATCCAAAGCACAAAGAAATGATTGAAATATTCAATAACGAAGGACTTTTTGGCATATGTGGAATCGTTATCGAGAAGGATAGAAGTAAAATAAAGCATACATATTCGATTTTCAATGATGAAGGTGGAAGGATATATAGATTAATAGAAAAACCAAGAAATCCCCAAAATGACATGCAAGGCACAGGAAATTGTATTTTTAAAAATGAACTTTTATCCTATATTGAAAAGACACCAATTAATCAAGTCAGGGGTGAAAAGGAGCTTCCTGATTTAATACAATGTGCTATAGACGAAGGAAAAATAGTTAAATCATTTATTATTTGTGATAAATATTCAAATATAAATTCAGAAGAAGATTTGAAAGAAGTTACTTAGATATTAGAAATTAAGCGTTCATCTTATTAACTAAATATTTTTATAATATTATATATCTTAATTCGCAAGAATATATCTTTAGTGAGTAATAAAAAAGATCAAAAATCCAAAGACTTAAGGAAAACAAAAAATGATCCAAGGGCAAAAAAAAATAGAAAAAAAGAAAGTAAATAAAGAATATTATGATGTGTATTTTAAAAGCAACAAATATATAAAATTGGCTGATATTAAATCATCTTTTCAAAAATATAGAATTTCAAAAATTTTACAGATATATACGCCAAATAAGGAAGAAAGTATTTTGGATTTAGGATGCGGTTGGGGAACTTTTTGTTTTGCACTTGCACCGCTATGTAAGGCAGTTATCGGAGTGGATTTCAATCAAAAAGGTATAGATCTTTGTAATAGATTGTTGGATAAATGGAAATCTGGAAATATAAAATTTTTATGTTCTGATGCTCAGAATACAGGATTAAAATCCAATTCGTTTGATGTTATTATTTGTGCTGATTTGTTTGAACATCTATATCCTGACACTTTTGGAAATGTTTTGGATGAATGCAACCGATTATTAAAAAAAGGAGGAAAATTAATTATCTGGACACCTCATCGAGGTCATATATTGGAAATTTTGAAAAATAATAATATAATTTTAAGCAAAGAGGAGGGTCATGTTGATTATAAGTCTATGGATTATCTTATAAAGAATTTGCATAATAGAAAATTCC
This region of Candidatus Methanoperedens sp. genomic DNA includes:
- a CDS encoding nucleotidyltransferase family protein produces the protein MKALILAGGRGKRLEGVSDNRNKCMLELKGRPLIEHNLNNIIKLNINEIVIVVGYRAEDIINTYGIEYKGKKIKYVIQSNQHGLVHAIESSKEALGSEDFMLFLGDEILINPKHKEMIEIFNNEGLFGICGIVIEKDRSKIKHTYSIFNDEGGRIYRLIEKPRNPQNDMQGTGNCIFKNELLSYIEKTPINQVRGEKELPDLIQCAIDEGKIVKSFIICDKYSNINSEEDLKEVT
- a CDS encoding class I SAM-dependent methyltransferase, with the protein product MIQGQKKIEKKKVNKEYYDVYFKSNKYIKLADIKSSFQKYRISKILQIYTPNKEESILDLGCGWGTFCFALAPLCKAVIGVDFNQKGIDLCNRLLDKWKSGNIKFLCSDAQNTGLKSNSFDVIICADLFEHLYPDTFGNVLDECNRLLKKGGKLIIWTPHRGHILEILKNNNIILSKEEGHVDYKSMDYLIKNLHNRKFLIKKSYYAESHIPIFCIIERCFLNILPIMRRRIAILAEKLID